The segment attaatgttgaatattttccatttgatgAACAAACTTGTTTCATGAAATTTGGCTCATGGACATATGATGGTTATacggtaaataaaatttttaaatataatatattatatatatttttactttcttGTTTatcctttatttatttttattttttgcttcaCTTTAAAGTTATTATGAGGGTTCGTAACAAATACATACTCATAAACTGagaagttggaaaaaaaattgacaccTTTTCAATATTATGATACACATGATTCATCACATGGCATGCATACAAGTTGACTTCCCATCGCttttcatacatttttttatttttttatttttattattcctttTGCTTTTCATGCTTCAACTTCACATCTACTTCTTGAGCATGCTATTCTATTTTTGAGTGAGCTTCATTGAAGGTGGATTTGCTCTTGGCAGACAAATCTTCTGTCCATGAAGCTTTTACAGACATATCTTGAAAAGATAAATCCTCCAAGAGTACCTCATTAAACTCCAAAGTTCAACTATgtttatagaataaaaaaattaatataaaaaaatttacttcaatgtttgttgaatttaaacaacgttgtatgtttatatttaaaataaaaaatttaaaactttattttgatttaattttacataacCAATTATTCTATGACTagatcaaaaagaaaaaattttattcaagataTAATGAAGCTGTAATATTACATACAAATTCAcagaattttaattcaaatttaccatgtaaatataattattttaaattcgtTTGATGTTTACATTTTAGTTGAGATttgattaacaaaaaaaattttatattcatttaacatattaaaaaagaaaagaatttttttttcatatgaattaatcatttgttatttaacaTAGTCTATAATAATCCtcaatgaaataatgaaaataatttttttttttttaaataagtatataaaagagaaaaaaaaataaaatatgagtAAAAATCGTACTAGTAACCCTCAGGCATTTTCTCCGATAAAAACTACTCCCAGTAGATTTTAAACTCTAGGCTAGgcagttgtaaaaaaaaaaaaaaaaaggaaatggGATAAAAGTCGGTAACGGAGCCCATAGCTAACAAGAAAGTAAAGGCTTCTTTTGTTAAGTTCCTCCTTGCATTTTCTTTGCACACTATGAGCTTATTCATACAGAAAATTTCGACGTTGTCTTGTGGCAGgcagaaaaaagaaaaaaaaaaaaaaatgatagagtAGAGAATAAGGTTTTTATATCGTTATCCTTAAAATagtatatgaataaaaaaaattgacttaaagtttttttaagttatatttttgttgtattttataatacaaaaaaataaatcttaaaaagttgaataatttaagaCAAAGTACTTATTATATTCATAGAAATTCTAAAAACTTTTGAAGGGTCAAATGTTGATTGGTAGAATAAATTTTCAgtcattcattttaaatatatgagaTAGTGTTTGGTCAGTGGTCATAGATTGTGTATATGTGTATGCTCAGACGAGATTATATGCCAGATCCTTTGTCTTTCGCTCTAGTGGTTACAAAATGCATAATTTAAGAGTcgattttgttgaatatttcatTGTTCAGTAGCATTGCAGATCATTGTGAACTTTtacacattaaaattatattataaatgaattcaTTTCTCTGTATAACAATGTCTGTCGGTTTTGActttgatttctttttttttttttttatcatttcttctatattgtaaatttaaaagaaaaaaaatttaatcatcataagaaagaataaaatagAGTATGAAAAAAGTAGagtataaaatagataaaaaaaaaaaaaaatttatttcattttctttttctgttTATCTATCATGGataagattatttattttttattttttcttcgtcTTCCTGACATGCCTGGTTGCAatcttttttgtcattttgataagaaaaaaaaaaaaaaaatccagctGAATGAACGATGACTAGTCATTGTGAATGAACATTTGACTtatcagacaaaaaaaaaaaaaaatttctccttttttatattggcattattgatttatcaatttactTCAAGTTATCATGTTTGTGTGTACATAGAATTACTTTTGTTGTctccaacaacaacaacaataaatctCTTCCaccaaaaataatgattggataaataaattaatatttgttgtaatatttatatgttacAGGTTGATCTTCGACATTTATTTCAAACAGaagattcaaataaaattgctcTTGGTATTGATTTAACTGATTATTACATTTCTGTTGAATGGCACATAACAGATGTACCAGCAgttagaaatgaaaaattttattcatgttGTGAAGAGCCTTATCCAGATATAATGTTTTACATAACATTAAGaagaaaaacattattttatacagTTAATTTGATAATACCATGTGTTggtatatcatttttatctgtacttgtattttatttaccaaGTGATAGTGGTGAAAAagtatcattatcaatatcaatattactatcattaactgtattttttcttttacttgttgaaataataccACCGACATCATTAACTGTTCCATTACTTGgtagatatttattatttaccatgGTACTTGTAACACTATCTGTTGTTGCAACAATTGGtgtattaaatgttaattttcgTTCACCAGTAACACATCGTATGGCTAGATGGGTACGTGTTGTATTCATTGAAACATtaccaaaatatttatatatggaaAGACCAGgacaagatgatgatgataataatgataataatgataataatgataatgatcaaGATGATTATGAGTATGATGATGGTGaagaatttgatgataaaccaCCAGAAGTTATATTAAATGATGTGTTTCATGTACATGAGACTGATAAATATGATCCATATGGTAATAGATACAGTGATGGTTATGATGTTACTGATTTACCTGGTCTTCCAACAATACCACCAGTACCAGTATCAACTGTATCAACAATACCACCTggtttaattaatgatatacATTGTATACCTGGTCCAACTGGTATTGAATCATGTTATGATGAAACACTACCAGCATTACCATTACCTGGTcctgatgatgatttatttgcaCCAGCAAGTCCTGGTTATGTACATGATGATATTAGTCCAACATTTGAACAACAAAATCCTAGAGCTGTCGAAAAA is part of the Aphidius gifuensis isolate YNYX2018 linkage group LG1, ASM1490517v1, whole genome shotgun sequence genome and harbors:
- the LOC122859340 gene encoding acetylcholine receptor subunit alpha-like 1, which codes for MVRDAWSDEGGKGWCRLSSRLGGFLAMALAISLFITPFPSASANPDAKRLYDDLLSNYNRLIRPVGNNSDRLTVKMGLRLSQLIDVNLRSQIMTTNVWVEQEWNDYKLRWNPEEYGGVETIHVPSEHIWLPDIVLYNNADGNYEVTIMTKAILHHTGKVKWKPPAIYKSFCEINVEYFPFDEQTCFMKFGSWTYDGYTVDLRHLFQTEDSNKIALGIDLTDYYISVEWHITDVPAVRNEKFYSCCEEPYPDIMFYITLRRKTLFYTVNLIIPCVGISFLSVLVFYLPSDSGEKVSLSISILLSLTVFFLLLVEIIPPTSLTVPLLGRYLLFTMVLVTLSVVATIGVLNVNFRSPVTHRMARWVRVVFIETLPKYLYMERPGQDDDDNNDNNDNNDNDQDDYEYDDGEEFDDKPPEVILNDVFHVHETDKYDPYGNRYSDGYDVTDLPGLPTIPPVPVSTVSTIPPGLINDIHCIPGPTGIESCYDETLPALPLPGPDDDLFAPASPGYVHDDISPTFEQQNPRAVEKTIDDARFIAQHAKNKDKFENVVEDWKYVAMVLDRIFLYVFTIACIVGTISIILQAPSLYDETKPIDIIHSKIAQRRMMLMKMGPEEED